A DNA window from Caulobacter mirabilis contains the following coding sequences:
- a CDS encoding long-chain-fatty-acid--CoA ligase codes for MIDHEAVRLLGDIPAAQAKARGGQMALSSGGRSLTYAELEHRARVMAEVLRGLGVQRGDRVAWLGRNSEFYFELFFGLAAVGACLNPVNFRLSPQEIAFILEDSGARLLFITPDQAGLATDALAQLAEAPAVVSIGGAAAGYRSYDVLAATVSDPAPLAPARPEDDLLQLYTSGTTGRPKGVQLTNAAYGEFLKISPQVEGFNYPSGDALLIVMPLFHVAGFNVSLMGLAHGCRVIVLEQFNAGEVLRLIEAEKVAQIFLAPSMIQMMLQAPEIAGADLSSLSTIGYGSSPIGEATLREAQARFGCGFVQFYGMTESAAAGTFLAPSAHQPDKLLSCGKPWPGVEARIAGLDGRELAVGEVGEIQLRGGTLMKGYMNRPEATAETLIDGGWLRTGDAGYQDAEGFFYVHDRLKDMIVTGGENVYPAEVENAIFGCPGVADVAVIGVPSDRWGEEVRAVVVPAAGAEPDAQAVIAWVRARIAGYKTPKAVDFVEALPRNASGKVLRRELREPYWAGRGRAVG; via the coding sequence ATGATCGATCATGAGGCGGTGCGGCTGCTGGGCGACATCCCGGCGGCGCAGGCGAAGGCGCGAGGCGGCCAGATGGCGCTCTCCAGCGGGGGACGCTCGCTGACCTACGCCGAGCTCGAGCATCGCGCCCGCGTCATGGCCGAGGTCCTGCGCGGCCTCGGCGTCCAACGGGGAGACCGCGTCGCCTGGCTGGGCCGCAACAGCGAGTTCTATTTCGAGCTGTTCTTCGGTCTGGCCGCCGTCGGCGCATGCCTCAATCCGGTGAACTTCCGCCTGTCGCCACAGGAGATCGCCTTCATCCTGGAGGACAGCGGCGCGCGGCTCCTGTTCATCACGCCGGACCAGGCCGGGCTGGCGACCGACGCCCTGGCCCAGCTGGCCGAGGCGCCGGCGGTGGTCAGCATCGGCGGCGCAGCGGCAGGCTATCGCAGCTACGACGTCCTGGCCGCGACGGTCTCCGACCCGGCTCCGCTCGCGCCGGCCCGGCCCGAGGACGACCTGCTGCAGCTCTACACCTCCGGCACCACCGGCCGGCCTAAGGGCGTGCAGCTGACCAACGCCGCCTATGGCGAGTTCCTGAAGATCAGCCCTCAGGTCGAAGGCTTCAACTACCCCTCCGGCGACGCCCTGCTGATCGTCATGCCCTTGTTCCACGTGGCCGGGTTCAACGTCAGCCTGATGGGCCTGGCGCACGGCTGCCGGGTGATCGTGCTGGAGCAGTTCAACGCCGGCGAAGTGCTGCGCCTCATCGAGGCGGAGAAGGTGGCCCAGATCTTCCTGGCGCCCTCGATGATCCAGATGATGCTGCAGGCGCCCGAGATCGCCGGCGCCGACCTCTCCAGCCTCAGCACCATCGGCTACGGCTCCTCTCCGATCGGCGAGGCGACGCTGCGCGAGGCGCAGGCGCGCTTCGGCTGCGGCTTCGTGCAGTTCTACGGCATGACCGAGTCGGCCGCGGCCGGCACCTTCCTGGCCCCCTCGGCGCACCAGCCCGACAAGCTGCTGTCCTGCGGCAAGCCCTGGCCGGGCGTCGAGGCCCGGATCGCCGGCCTGGACGGCCGGGAGCTGGCGGTCGGCGAGGTCGGCGAGATCCAGCTGCGCGGCGGCACGCTGATGAAGGGCTACATGAACCGCCCCGAGGCGACGGCGGAAACCCTGATCGACGGCGGCTGGCTGCGCACCGGCGACGCCGGCTACCAGGACGCCGAGGGCTTCTTCTACGTGCACGACCGCCTCAAGGACATGATCGTGACCGGCGGCGAGAACGTCTATCCGGCCGAGGTCGAGAACGCGATCTTCGGCTGTCCCGGCGTCGCCGACGTCGCCGTCATCGGCGTGCCGTCCGACCGATGGGGCGAGGAGGTCCGCGCCGTCGTCGTCCCCGCCGCCGGCGCCGAGCCGGACGCTCAAGCCGTCATCGCCTGGGTCCGCGCCCGCATCGCCGGCTACAAGACCCCCAAGGCCGTGGACTTCGTCGAAGCCCTGCCCCGCAACGCCTCGGGCAAGGTCCTGCGCCGCGAGCTGCGCGAACCCTACTGGGCCGGACGCGGCCGGGCGGTCGGCTGA